A stretch of candidate division TA06 bacterium DNA encodes these proteins:
- the rpe gene encoding ribulose-phosphate 3-epimerase, with the protein MVEIAPSILSADFSNLTEQITVVERAGCDLLHIDVMDGQFVENITFGPLIVDAANRISDLPLDVHLMIVEPERQIEKFIQTGADIISIHVEAVQEPVSVLRDIRRLGALAGVALNPDTEVEGVLTLLGEIDLILVMSVYPGMGGQRFIDSVGQKIETLRKAIDDSNLDVKVEVDGGINPSTVQLVARAGVDIIVAGDAVFRSPDPASAIAELRKLTIL; encoded by the coding sequence TTGGTTGAAATTGCGCCTTCTATTCTTTCTGCAGATTTCTCCAATCTCACCGAACAGATAACGGTCGTAGAGCGGGCAGGCTGCGATTTACTGCACATAGACGTGATGGATGGGCAGTTCGTTGAGAACATCACGTTTGGTCCCTTGATTGTAGATGCTGCAAACAGGATATCTGACCTTCCTCTCGATGTTCATCTAATGATAGTCGAGCCCGAGAGACAGATAGAGAAGTTTATACAAACTGGTGCAGATATCATATCCATACATGTGGAGGCTGTCCAGGAGCCTGTGAGTGTTCTAAGAGATATTCGAAGGCTCGGCGCCCTCGCAGGAGTGGCCCTTAATCCTGACACTGAAGTTGAAGGTGTTCTGACCCTGCTTGGTGAGATAGATCTCATTCTGGTGATGAGTGTCTATCCGGGCATGGGGGGGCAGAGATTCATTGACTCAGTGGGGCAGAAAATAGAGACTCTCCGTAAGGCAATTGACGATAGCAACCTTGATGTCAAAGTGGAAGTTGATGGAGGCATAAATCCAAGCACTGTCCAGCTTGTGGCAAGAGCAGGTGTGGACATCATAGTTGCAGGTGATGCTGTGTTTAGATCTCCTGATCCTGCATCTGCCATTGCCGAACTTCGTAAACTGACCATACTGTGA
- a CDS encoding AbrB/MazE/SpoVT family DNA-binding domain-containing protein: MAKKAKKTKESAPCCGPSVSTECCCMDAMVTVDARGQIVLPKDLRKKAKIKTGDKFAVISCLSEGKVCCISLIKAEDFTGSIKVVLSPMMKAMQE; this comes from the coding sequence ATGGCCAAGAAAGCCAAGAAGACGAAGGAGAGTGCTCCGTGCTGCGGGCCGTCTGTAAGCACTGAGTGCTGCTGTATGGACGCAATGGTAACAGTCGACGCGAGGGGACAGATAGTTCTTCCCAAGGACCTGAGAAAGAAGGCCAAGATAAAGACGGGCGACAAATTCGCTGTGATAAGCTGCCTGTCTGAGGGCAAAGTATGCTGCATCTCTCTCATCAAGGCCGAGGACTTTACAGGGAGCATAAAGGTGGTGCTCAGTCCGATGATGAAAGCGATGCAGGAATAA
- a CDS encoding histidine--tRNA ligase, with the protein MIKGPKGIRDILPEEIPNWHHMEACIRETMRRFNYKEIRFPTFEETELFTRSIGVTTDIVEKQMYTFQDAGKRSLTLIPEGTASVVRAYIEHGMAKKSPYVKLYYISRMYRYESPQAGRYRQHSQFGIEAIGSDRPAQDVEVIQILLETLKTLGLKQVELKVNSIGCFDDRMKYTSMLRDYLRPRLDKLCKDCQRRFDSNPLRSLDCKKEQCIKETENAPRTVDHMCSDCTRHFDTVKEYLSLLGMEYIVDPRLVRGLDYYTRTVFEAVSTVLGGQDSLGGGGRYDRLVEELGGEPTPAAGFAAGMERILLAMEKEKVGAKSYPPVDLFIAVLGEKAQVEGMRLATSIRAQGISCHMDIVGRSLKAQMRQADKMGARKVLIIGEDELKNGKAQLKTLETGAQTEVSLSSSEEISKEVKK; encoded by the coding sequence TTGATTAAGGGTCCAAAGGGTATCAGAGATATCCTACCAGAAGAGATTCCGAACTGGCACCACATGGAAGCGTGCATCCGGGAGACGATGCGCCGTTTCAACTACAAGGAGATCCGTTTTCCCACATTTGAGGAGACCGAGCTCTTCACAAGGTCGATAGGAGTGACAACCGACATAGTCGAAAAGCAGATGTACACTTTCCAGGATGCAGGCAAAAGGAGCCTGACTCTTATTCCTGAAGGGACGGCCTCTGTGGTCAGAGCCTATATCGAGCACGGGATGGCAAAGAAATCTCCATATGTAAAGCTGTACTACATTTCCAGAATGTACAGGTATGAATCGCCTCAGGCCGGCCGGTACAGACAGCACAGTCAGTTTGGCATAGAGGCGATAGGGTCGGACAGACCGGCTCAGGACGTTGAAGTGATACAGATTCTGCTTGAGACCTTGAAGACCCTCGGACTGAAACAGGTTGAACTTAAGGTCAATTCGATAGGCTGCTTTGATGACAGAATGAAGTATACAAGTATGCTCAGAGACTACCTGAGGCCCAGATTGGATAAACTATGCAAGGACTGTCAGAGAAGGTTTGATTCGAATCCTCTCCGGTCACTGGACTGCAAGAAAGAGCAATGCATTAAAGAAACAGAGAATGCGCCGAGGACTGTTGATCACATGTGTTCAGACTGCACCCGGCACTTTGATACGGTGAAGGAGTATCTTTCTCTACTTGGCATGGAGTACATTGTCGATCCCAGGCTGGTGAGAGGGTTGGACTACTACACCAGAACTGTATTTGAAGCTGTCTCAACGGTATTGGGCGGACAGGATTCTCTCGGTGGGGGCGGGAGATACGACCGGCTCGTGGAGGAACTTGGAGGCGAGCCCACTCCGGCGGCTGGATTCGCCGCGGGCATGGAGAGAATTCTTCTTGCCATGGAGAAGGAAAAGGTCGGAGCAAAAAGCTATCCCCCTGTGGATCTGTTCATTGCTGTGTTGGGTGAGAAGGCTCAGGTCGAGGGGATGAGGCTTGCAACTTCCATACGGGCTCAAGGCATCTCCTGCCACATGGACATTGTGGGGAGAAGTCTCAAGGCCCAGATGAGACAGGCAGACAAGATGGGTGCAAGAAAGGTTTTGATAATCGGCGAGGATGAACTGAAAAACGGGAAGGCACAACTCAAGACATTAGAAACCGGCGCGCAGACAGAGGTCTCATTGTCGTCCTCAGAAGAGATCTCAAAGGAAGTCAAGAAATGA
- the def gene encoding peptide deformylase, giving the protein MLEIRRYPDPVLTQKCSLVCEVDDSIRRLMDTMFKVMEQSMGQGLAAPQIGVLQRVIVMKVDDIYYALANPRILNPRGKVKDEEGCLSIPGVKVEVPRAASLKVEGLDLDGDSLTLDAKGDLARVIQHEVNHIDGKLIIDYLPKAERLNFDLNYLEAMEQTAP; this is encoded by the coding sequence ATGCTCGAAATTCGTAGATACCCGGACCCTGTGCTCACACAGAAGTGTTCTTTAGTGTGTGAAGTCGACGATTCAATCAGAAGGTTGATGGACACCATGTTCAAGGTGATGGAACAGTCTATGGGGCAGGGTCTGGCTGCCCCCCAGATAGGAGTGCTTCAGAGAGTGATAGTGATGAAAGTTGATGACATCTACTATGCACTGGCAAATCCACGGATTCTTAATCCCAGGGGAAAGGTTAAGGATGAAGAAGGCTGCCTGTCAATCCCCGGTGTGAAGGTAGAGGTACCGCGTGCGGCTTCACTTAAGGTGGAGGGACTTGATCTCGATGGCGACAGTCTGACACTGGATGCGAAGGGGGATTTGGCACGCGTCATACAACATGAAGTTAACCACATAGACGGAAAGTTGATCATTGACTACCTTCCAAAGGCGGAGCGGTTGAATTTCGACCTTAATTACCTGGAAGCTATGGAACAGACCGCACCCTAG
- a CDS encoding nitroreductase: MNVIEAIKERCSVRDYQDKDVEDEKLQTLLECARLAPSGANLQEWRFVVVRDKKMRARLAEAANNQSFVARAPVVLVCCAETEQHVMRCGEKSYPIDLAIAIDHITLAALELGLGTCWIGAFYAGKVRKLLGIPESVPIVSLLTLGYPVSGATRPKTRLPLEEIVRREHW, from the coding sequence ATGAACGTCATAGAGGCAATAAAAGAACGCTGCAGCGTAAGGGACTACCAGGACAAAGATGTGGAAGACGAAAAGCTTCAGACACTTTTGGAATGTGCACGCCTGGCGCCCTCGGGTGCGAACCTTCAGGAGTGGCGCTTTGTCGTGGTCCGCGATAAGAAGATGCGAGCGCGCCTTGCAGAGGCTGCCAATAACCAGTCTTTCGTCGCACGGGCTCCAGTTGTCCTGGTTTGTTGCGCGGAGACGGAACAGCACGTGATGAGGTGTGGAGAGAAGAGCTATCCCATAGACTTGGCAATAGCTATTGACCACATCACTCTGGCTGCCTTGGAACTGGGGTTAGGGACCTGCTGGATAGGAGCATTCTATGCTGGCAAGGTGAGGAAACTGTTGGGAATCCCCGAGAGTGTTCCCATCGTCTCCCTTCTGACACTGGGCTATCCAGTATCAGGAGCCACACGACCAAAAACGCGCCTCCCATTGGAAGAGATTGTCCGACGTGAACACTGGTGA
- a CDS encoding PASTA domain-containing protein, translating to MMTRFIRGFLIMVVLVAVAFVVGYVIVDKMVMPRLVGFGKELDVPDVTGRTLTEAKAVLHDAGLRCNVDEQRYDDIVPLGFVISQKPMPNQRIKEGGLVSLVTSLGQEKVVIPHLVDLSIVQAKSLIERMGLKVGRVDTAYSDTVRGGRIVSTNPPPDSVVYRGTSVDFTVSGAKATFFAMPDFLGQTFDSVRDSILALGLEIGDVRILETSDSQKGMILLQSPPAGMTVKRGDKIIFAISSGRL from the coding sequence ATGATGACAAGATTCATTAGAGGGTTTCTGATTATGGTTGTTCTGGTTGCCGTGGCATTTGTTGTGGGATATGTTATTGTCGACAAAATGGTGATGCCGCGCCTTGTCGGCTTTGGAAAGGAACTTGATGTGCCAGATGTAACGGGCAGGACGCTGACCGAGGCGAAGGCCGTTTTGCATGATGCTGGGCTGAGATGCAATGTTGATGAACAGAGATATGACGATATCGTTCCTCTTGGCTTTGTCATATCTCAAAAGCCGATGCCTAACCAGAGGATAAAGGAGGGCGGACTGGTATCTCTGGTTACGAGTCTGGGGCAAGAGAAAGTTGTTATACCGCATCTAGTTGACCTAAGCATCGTGCAGGCAAAGAGTCTTATAGAAAGGATGGGACTGAAGGTAGGGAGAGTAGACACGGCCTACTCCGATACGGTCAGGGGTGGGAGAATAGTCTCCACGAATCCTCCCCCTGATTCTGTGGTCTACAGGGGGACATCCGTAGACTTCACTGTAAGTGGGGCAAAAGCAACCTTTTTCGCTATGCCCGATTTTCTGGGCCAAACGTTTGACTCTGTTCGAGATTCGATACTCGCCCTTGGTCTTGAGATTGGTGATGTCAGGATATTGGAGACTAGTGATTCCCAGAAAGGTATGATTCTACTTCAGTCCCCACCGGCGGGGATGACTGTAAAAAGGGGCGATAAGATAATTTTTGCAATAAGCTCAGGCAGGCTGTAG
- the aspS gene encoding aspartate--tRNA ligase has protein sequence MKRTHTCGELNKSDSGKKVVLMGWVHRRRDHGGLIFIDIRDRYGMTQTFFSPENEDLHKLAHQLKPEYVIAVRGKVRERPADMVNAKLATGEIEVVASHLEILNEAKVPPFVLEDDVKATEELRLRYRFMDMRRNPVKDAFLLRAKVYRAIREHLDKNGFVEMETPYLTRSTPEGARDFLVPSRLQPGKFYCLAQSPQLYKQLLMIAGFDRYYQFARCFRDEDMRGDRQPEHTQIDIEMSFVDEDDVFKLAEGMFAHAFKEALGVELGTPFKRLTYVESMEMYGTDKPDLRLGLKIRDVTDIARKSDFKVFADTAESGGRIECLKVDGGSKFSRKEIDGLGETSRAFGAKGIAWVKVGETGSLSGPLSIYFKGSSEKEIMEAVYAKSKDLLLFVAGEKNVALTALGAVRTEIGKKGYLPGERAFRFCWITDFPLFEYNEEEGRWVATHHMFSMPKDVSALDGDPGKITGKVYDLVCNGIELASGSIRIHRRDIQEKVMKIVGMSHEQAESRFGFLLNAFDYGAPPHGGIAPGVDRIVALMADKESIREVIAFPKTLTGSAPLEDAPSEVAKEQLEELKIEVKTDKEKKG, from the coding sequence ATGAAGAGAACGCATACATGCGGTGAACTGAACAAGAGTGACTCTGGCAAGAAAGTGGTCCTTATGGGGTGGGTGCACAGAAGGAGAGATCATGGCGGCTTGATCTTTATAGACATTAGAGACAGATACGGTATGACCCAGACCTTTTTCAGTCCTGAAAACGAGGACCTTCACAAGCTTGCTCACCAGTTGAAGCCGGAATACGTTATTGCCGTGAGAGGCAAGGTTCGGGAAAGACCTGCCGATATGGTCAATGCAAAACTTGCCACTGGTGAAATCGAAGTGGTCGCCTCACATCTGGAGATTCTTAATGAGGCAAAAGTTCCACCTTTTGTCCTCGAAGATGATGTGAAGGCGACTGAGGAACTGAGGCTGAGGTACAGATTCATGGATATGAGGCGGAATCCAGTGAAGGATGCCTTCCTCTTAAGGGCAAAAGTTTACAGGGCCATTCGTGAACATCTCGACAAGAACGGGTTCGTGGAGATGGAGACTCCCTATCTCACCCGTTCCACGCCTGAGGGTGCACGCGACTTCCTTGTGCCCAGCAGGCTCCAGCCCGGCAAGTTTTACTGCCTGGCTCAGTCTCCCCAGCTTTACAAACAGCTTCTGATGATAGCGGGATTCGACAGGTACTACCAATTCGCAAGGTGTTTCAGGGACGAAGACATGCGGGGTGACAGGCAGCCGGAGCACACCCAGATAGATATTGAGATGTCATTTGTAGATGAAGACGATGTATTTAAGCTCGCTGAGGGAATGTTTGCGCACGCTTTCAAGGAAGCTCTTGGTGTGGAGTTAGGCACTCCCTTCAAGAGACTCACCTACGTGGAATCGATGGAAATGTACGGCACAGACAAGCCAGACCTGCGGCTCGGTCTGAAGATAAGGGATGTGACAGATATCGCTCGCAAGTCTGATTTCAAAGTGTTCGCAGATACTGCCGAGTCTGGGGGAAGGATCGAGTGCCTGAAGGTCGATGGAGGATCAAAGTTTTCCAGAAAAGAGATAGATGGTCTGGGTGAGACCTCTAGGGCTTTTGGTGCGAAAGGAATAGCATGGGTGAAGGTTGGGGAGACGGGCTCCCTTTCAGGGCCTCTCTCCATATACTTCAAAGGTTCCTCTGAAAAGGAGATTATGGAGGCAGTCTATGCCAAATCTAAAGATCTTCTTCTTTTTGTTGCCGGTGAGAAAAACGTTGCTCTTACAGCACTAGGAGCTGTTCGGACGGAAATTGGCAAGAAAGGATACTTGCCAGGTGAACGTGCTTTTCGGTTCTGCTGGATTACAGACTTTCCTCTTTTTGAATACAACGAAGAAGAAGGGAGATGGGTTGCCACGCACCACATGTTCTCTATGCCCAAAGATGTATCGGCGCTCGATGGTGACCCTGGAAAGATAACGGGGAAGGTGTATGATCTTGTATGTAACGGCATTGAGCTTGCATCCGGGTCCATAAGAATTCACAGAAGAGACATTCAGGAAAAGGTGATGAAGATTGTAGGAATGAGCCATGAGCAGGCGGAGAGTAGGTTCGGGTTCTTGCTGAATGCCTTCGACTACGGCGCTCCTCCTCATGGTGGTATAGCTCCGGGAGTTGACAGAATTGTTGCCCTTATGGCAGATAAAGAATCGATAAGGGAAGTGATCGCTTTCCCGAAGACTCTGACGGGGAGCGCTCCCCTTGAAGACGCTCCTTCGGAAGTTGCTAAGGAGCAGTTAGAGGAGTTGAAGATAGAAGTAAAGACTGACAAGGAAAAGAAGGGATAG
- a CDS encoding mechanosensitive ion channel codes for MLGFKGSALPGIPSFVTGLVIIAVVFVAAYILRRILRRTVRILNIDQRIHSLLINVPFYLVIAMGFLSGLYAMGINVGPILATLGLGGFALGMAFKDVLSNLISGVLILIYRPFDTGDFVSVAGFEGVVKEINLRYTVLDKDEELILIPNSKIYTTPLKLAKAEKKERD; via the coding sequence ATGCTCGGATTCAAGGGTAGTGCTCTGCCCGGTATCCCTTCATTTGTGACAGGCCTGGTGATCATCGCCGTAGTCTTCGTTGCTGCCTACATCCTGAGACGGATCCTTCGCAGGACAGTCAGGATTTTGAACATAGATCAAAGAATCCATTCCCTCCTGATCAACGTCCCATTCTATCTCGTAATCGCCATGGGTTTTCTCTCCGGCCTGTATGCGATGGGCATAAACGTGGGACCAATTCTCGCCACCCTCGGGCTCGGTGGGTTCGCTCTTGGCATGGCATTTAAAGACGTACTCAGCAACCTCATTTCAGGGGTCCTCATTCTCATCTACAGGCCGTTCGACACCGGGGATTTCGTATCCGTGGCCGGATTCGAAGGTGTGGTCAAGGAGATAAACCTGCGTTATACAGTCCTGGACAAAGATGAGGAGCTTATACTCATCCCCAACTCAAAAATCTACACCACCCCACTGAAGCTCGCAAAAGCTGAAAAGAAAGAGCGGGACTGA
- a CDS encoding PTS sugar transporter subunit IIA, giving the protein MIAELLSEKSIKLNMSAGSKEEAIQELVGLLVSNDDSLDGKSLFESARDRENRMSTGLGKGVAVFRCRSEDVRQICCSLGIRHGGVEFDAVDGIPVEIFFMIAAPKKVDDTYVRILCRLYRILNQETFRSYLLGARSAKEVFSLVSEEEKEFED; this is encoded by the coding sequence GTGATTGCTGAGCTGTTGAGTGAAAAGTCGATTAAGTTGAATATGTCTGCTGGTTCCAAGGAGGAGGCGATTCAGGAGTTGGTGGGTTTGTTGGTATCCAACGACGATAGTCTGGATGGAAAATCGCTTTTTGAATCTGCCAGGGACAGAGAAAATCGGATGTCCACGGGTCTGGGGAAAGGTGTTGCAGTCTTTCGCTGCCGGAGTGAGGATGTGAGACAAATCTGCTGTTCCCTGGGAATAAGGCATGGCGGAGTCGAGTTCGACGCTGTTGATGGGATTCCCGTCGAGATATTCTTCATGATTGCGGCTCCGAAGAAGGTGGACGACACCTATGTGCGGATTCTATGTCGGCTTTACAGGATTTTGAATCAGGAGACCTTCAGGTCATACCTTCTCGGGGCGCGAAGCGCGAAAGAGGTGTTTTCCCTGGTCAGTGAAGAGGAGAAGGAGTTTGAGGATTGA
- a CDS encoding thioredoxin family protein, producing the protein MARKVEVFTAGCPLCEETVQLVNKIACPSCDVTVYDLKEKGLEKAREYGVSSVPTVVVDGKILDCCKRGKPTEEDLRAAGIGQPV; encoded by the coding sequence ATGGCAAGGAAGGTTGAGGTTTTCACAGCGGGATGCCCGTTGTGTGAAGAGACTGTTCAACTCGTAAACAAGATTGCCTGCCCGAGCTGCGATGTCACAGTCTACGACCTCAAAGAGAAAGGGCTCGAGAAAGCACGTGAGTATGGTGTGAGCTCGGTTCCTACAGTGGTGGTTGACGGAAAGATACTCGACTGCTGCAAAAGAGGTAAACCGACCGAAGAGGATCTGAGGGCAGCAGGGATCGGACAACCCGTCTAA
- the arsM gene encoding arsenite methyltransferase, translating to MKKEEIKKTVREGYAKVAKESSSCCTTASSCCGTTSVAENVSKKIGYSNKEFKSVPEGANLGLGCGNPVALASLKEGETVLDLGSGAGFDCFLAANKVGPNGKVIGVDMTAEMVEKARENAQKGDYENVEFRLGEIENLPAADNSVDVIISNCVINLSPDKGKVFKEAFRVLKPSGRLMVSDIVLLKELPAFVKESREAYVGCISGAIMKDEYLDQIRNAGFEKINIVEESAFGLDCIVSGSVIGPVTEKTDISQGKAKEIENSIASIKVAGKKAK from the coding sequence ATGAAGAAAGAAGAGATTAAGAAGACGGTGCGAGAAGGGTACGCCAAGGTTGCGAAGGAGAGCAGTTCTTGCTGCACCACGGCCAGCTCTTGCTGCGGTACCACCAGCGTGGCAGAGAATGTGAGCAAGAAGATAGGGTATTCGAACAAGGAATTCAAATCCGTGCCCGAGGGGGCAAATCTCGGTCTGGGCTGCGGAAATCCAGTAGCGCTTGCATCGCTAAAAGAGGGCGAAACCGTTCTTGATCTTGGTTCGGGTGCTGGATTCGACTGTTTCCTTGCCGCAAACAAAGTAGGACCGAACGGAAAGGTCATTGGCGTGGACATGACAGCAGAGATGGTTGAGAAGGCGAGAGAGAATGCACAGAAAGGTGACTATGAAAACGTAGAATTCCGGCTGGGAGAGATCGAGAACCTCCCCGCGGCTGACAACTCCGTCGATGTGATAATCTCAAACTGTGTCATAAACCTCTCACCGGACAAGGGAAAAGTCTTCAAAGAAGCGTTCCGAGTACTGAAGCCGAGTGGCAGACTCATGGTCTCCGATATCGTCCTTCTGAAAGAGCTCCCCGCTTTTGTGAAAGAATCGAGAGAGGCCTATGTTGGCTGCATTTCGGGGGCCATCATGAAGGACGAGTACCTGGATCAGATAAGAAACGCGGGCTTCGAGAAGATCAACATAGTAGAAGAGTCTGCCTTCGGTCTCGACTGCATAGTCAGTGGTTCAGTAATAGGTCCAGTTACCGAAAAGACGGATATCTCTCAAGGAAAGGCGAAGGAGATCGAGAATTCAATTGCCAGCATAAAGGTCGCGGGCAAGAAAGCGAAATGA